TGTTATTACTGCCATTTACCTATGTAAATTAATTTTGGCATTCCTGATTTGCAACGGTGCATGATGTTTTGCATGCTGATTGGCATGATGCTTGACATTCACCGCATCCAGGTTTTTTAAGACTTTCTTTTAATGACGGTTTATTAATTGTAACAATATGTCTCATTTTGCATACCTCCTCTTCCAATTCGATTATATCATATTATCTACCATAATAAAAGTTAAAGATTGATACCAATCATACCACCGATTGCTCCAAGAATTACACCCCATAATAGCTTTAGTGCCCAAGCAGATGTTGGACCAACATCTTTTACAAAAAAGACTCCAAGTAACAGCATTATTATGGCATACAATAAACCTGCTAACCCACCGTTTAGCCAACCTTTGCTTTTCGTATTCCGTGCGGACAAAGCACCTGCCACAACTATTCCTATTATTGTTATTAACATTGTAAGTGTAGGAAGAGTTAACTCTGAAAGAGATGTAAATGTTAATGCAATTGCATACATTATAAAAAATGCTAAAGTGATTATGTAACCTATAAGTATTCCCGTAATTATCCCTGGTATATTCAAAACTTTATTGTCATATTCCTGATATTTGCTTTTCACACAAGACACCCCCTTTTATTCATCAATAAATTTTATGCCTTATAAATAATCTATAGTACATTTTTTATGTACACAAAGTATCTCCATAGATATACATAAAAAAATGCGGTTTCCCGCATTATTTCTTTTCTTCTGCTGAATTTATTACTTTTCCAACAGACCATTTTGCAATCTTTAATTTGACTCTATCGGCGCCTACTTCTATAGTAATAGATTCGTCCTTTATATTTAATATCTTTCCGTAAATGCCACTTTTCGTCAGTATTTCATCGCCAGGTTTTAATGCTTCAATCATTGCTCTTTCTTTTTTATCTCTTTTTTGCTGTGGTAAAATCAATAGAAAATAGAAAATTGCTATCATAACTACGATTTCACCAATTAAATAAATAGTTGAATTTGGCATACTACTCCTCCTCATAACCATATTTTTGATAAAATTGTGATTTAAATTCAAGCAGCTTGTCTTGCATTATTGCATCTCTTATGTCTTCCATAAGTTTAACTAAAAATCTCAAATTATGTATTGTAGCAAGCCTTGCTGCCAAAATTTCATTAGCTTTAAATAGATGCCTTATATATGCCCGCGAAAAATTCCGACATGCATAACAATCGCATTCATCATCCAATGGCATAAATTCTTCCGCATGTGGAGCATCACGTATGATAAGTCTTCCTTTGCTTGTCAACACGGTGCCATTTCTGGCTATCCTTGTAGGAAGTACACAGTCAAACATGTCAATGCCTCTTATAACACATTCTATTAAGTCATCAGGGCTTCCAACACCCATAAGATATCTTGGCTTGTCTTGTGGTAAAAATTCCGTCGTATAATCGACTACATGGTACATTAATTCTTTTTCTTCACCAACACTAAGTCCTCCAATAGAGTAACCCGGAAAATCCATATCAACCAACATATTAGTACATTCTTTTCTAAGA
This portion of the Thermoanaerobacterium sp. RBIITD genome encodes:
- the scfA gene encoding six-cysteine ranthipeptide SCIFF, which encodes MRHIVTINKPSLKESLKKPGCGECQASCQSACKTSCTVANQECQN
- a CDS encoding TIGR04086 family membrane protein, with the translated sequence MKSKYQEYDNKVLNIPGIITGILIGYIITLAFFIMYAIALTFTSLSELTLPTLTMLITIIGIVVAGALSARNTKSKGWLNGGLAGLLYAIIMLLLGVFFVKDVGPTSAWALKLLWGVILGAIGGMIGINL
- the yajC gene encoding preprotein translocase subunit YajC: MPNSTIYLIGEIVVMIAIFYFLLILPQQKRDKKERAMIEALKPGDEILTKSGIYGKILNIKDESITIEVGADRVKLKIAKWSVGKVINSAEEKK